GGCGGGCCGCTTCCCGGGCTGCCTGACGCGCCCGTTCGATACGGTCCACATAACGATCGAGGGGGTGGGCAATGAAAGGCGTGGCGTTCGTCAAGGTGGGACACATGGGGGCGGTCATGGCCATGGTGCTGCGCTCCTTGCGGGATCTTGAGGGTGGTTGCCAATCTTCAGCCGTCGTGGAATGTTTGTTGAATGCGTTAATGCAACATAAATGCCATCAGGAAATTTATTGTTTAATACATTGTTATTTAATGTAAAAATAATTTTGTCATGGAAGGTGGGAATCGTTTGATGCAGCGCGTTCGACGTTGGGTGTGGATAATTTGACGTTGATTCGTCCTGTCCTGACGTGATTCAAGGGATGCCCTTGAATTCGGGAATGGCGGTGAAGGACCGTTATGGTGCCGGCTTGCATCTTTCAACGAGTGTCGCCTGCCGTAAGCAAATCGCGGCATTTTTCTTCCGTCCCGATTCCTTGCCGTGGGAAAAAGATGCCTGGTGACCATCGCCGCCAATGAGGGGCCGGGGGTGGATGTGGCGCGGGAAAGAGAAATTCTATTGTAGTGCAAGTGATTGAAAAATATAATTATGAAATAAAAAGAAAACCCCTGGTGTACGTTTGGAAAAAACGAAGAATTCTGGTTTGGGGAAGTGGCTTGGATTGTGCAAATTCCCCGAGGTCATCCAATTTCAGATGGGAGATTGCTTATGATGGACTGCTTGGTTTCGGAGACCTCGGAACGCGAATCGCAAAATATCGATAGGGATCCGCTCAATCTCAAGGGGAGTTACGATGCCCCGGCCTTCATCCGCCTCGGGCGAAAACTTGGGGCCGATCATCCGTCGGAATCGGGAGTCCAGGCGGGCGCGGCAATGGGTGACCGCTGTTCCTGATCGTTGGCTGATCGAGCGAAGCTCAATCCGTTCCCGGATACATCATCCCTTGGAACGTGAAGGTCGCTTCCATCAGTGGGCTGCGTTCCGGCAAAACGACTTGCGGACCCGGGAACGATTGCCTGCCCCCAGGTGATCGTTCCCGGTCAAAGTCAGCCAGGGGTGGGACATCTGTGCATCCTCGCGAGCCGAGTCAGACCTCTCCGGGTTTGAATACGAGGGCCAGGCCATTGTTGCAGTAGCGTTTTTTCAATGGTTGCGGGCCGTCGTCGAAAAGATGGCCCTGGTGCCCGCGGCAGCGGATGCAATGGTATTCGGTGCGCGGATAAAACAGTTTGGAATCCGTGCGCGTTCCAAGACGCTCCGGAAGGGCGCTCGTGAAACTGGGCCACCCGGTGCCGCTGTCATACTTCATCGTCGAGGTGAACAAGGGCAGTTCGCACCCGGCGCAGCAGTAATGTCCCTGGCGTTTTTCATGCAACAGCG
This is a stretch of genomic DNA from Magnetococcales bacterium. It encodes these proteins:
- the msrB gene encoding peptide-methionine (R)-S-oxide reductase MsrB, whose protein sequence is MKRRRFLNSTLYLFGLTLGLPLLGRARGLAEVPREEGTQSWLTWSEEEWRQRLPEDRFRILRLEETEPPFSSPLLHEKRQGHYCCAGCELPLFTSTMKYDSGTGWPSFTSALPERLGTRTDSKLFYPRTEYHCIRCRGHQGHLFDDGPQPLKKRYCNNGLALVFKPGEV